CAGGACCGTGTTCCACCGATCTTCGGACATGCCCCGTACCTTAGAGCCGGTCCGCACCCGCACACGCCGTAGGGTGGAAGGCCACCGACGGTACGACGTGAGGGGGCGGCTCAATGCCGTGGAGTTGGCGGTACGAGGACGTCGACGGCAAACCGGTCGACGGGCCTGCCGAGACGTTCAGCAGCCAGGCGGATGCCGAGTCCTGGATCGGCCAGGAGTGGCGCGCGCTTCAGTCGAGCGGCGTCAGCACGGTCACGCTGGTCGAGGACGACCGGGTCGACTATCAGATGAGCCTGCAACCGGCGGAGTGACGTGACCTACGAACCGGTCTACACACGCACTCCACGGAACGCGTTCATCCCGAGCCCGGTCTTCGTCGGCATCGTCGCGGTCTTCGCGGTGAGCGGCTTTCTGGCCTGGCGGCAGTTCGGCAACGTCGGCTTCGACGTGTTCCTGTTCATCATCTCGGGCTGGCTGATCTCGCTCTGCCTGCACGAGTACGCGCACGCGATCGCCGCGTTCTTCTCCGGCGACCTGACCGTGGCCGACCGGGGTTACCTGCGGCTCAACCCGTTGAAGTACACGCACCCGCTGCTCTCCATCGTGCTGCCGATCGTCGTGGTGATCCTCGGCGGCATCGGCCTGCCCGGCGGCGCGGTCTGGGTGGACCACCGGTACATCAACAGCAAGATCAAGGATTCGCTGATCAGCGCGGCGGGGCCGCTCACCAACGTGCTGCTCGCGCTGGTGGCGGCCGCGCCGTTCCTGCTCGGCCTGGGGCCGGACGTGATCGACACCGGCGCCCGGCTGATCATCATGACCGACCACCCGGAGTTCTGGTCGGCGCTCTCCGCGCTCGCCTTCCTCCAGGTCACCGCGAGCGTGCTGAACTTCCTGCCGATCCCCGGCCTGGACGGCGGCAGCATCCTGCGGCCCTGGCTGAGCGCGGAGTACCGGCGAGCCTGGGACCTGTTCGCCCCGTTCGGCTTCCTGCTGCTGTTCGTGGCGCTCTGGCAGACCAGTCTCAGCCGGTACTTCTACAGCGTCGTGCTCTGGGGCTGCGACCTCCTGAACGTGGACCCGACCCTGATCAGCAAGGGTCTGGACCTGATGCGTTTCTGGAGTTAGGGCAGACCGGCGTTCACGGCCGCTCGGCGGGGCTGGTCGTGAGCGCCGGGTCCCGGGTGACGACCGGGTCGACGATCTCGTCGATCGCCTTCAGCAGCCCGTCGTCCAGCTTCACCCCGGACGCCTTCACGTTGTCCCGGACCTGCTCCGGCCGGGACGCGCCGATGATCGCCGCGGACACGTTCGGGTTGTGCAGCACCCAGGCGATCGCCAGCTGCCCCATGGTCAGCCCGGCCTCGTCGGCGAGCGGCTTGAGCCGGGCGACCGCGTTCAGCACGTCGTCCTCCAGCCAGCGGGCGATGAACCCGGCCCCGGACTTCTCGTCGGTGGCCCGCGAGCCGGCCGGCGGCTGCTGCCCGGCCTGATACTTTCCGGTCAGCACGCCCTGCGCGAGCGGCGACCAGACGATCTGGCCCAGACCCAGCTCCTGCGACGCCGGCACCACCTCGGCCTCGATCACCCGCCAGAGCAGCGAGTACTGCGGCTGGTTGGACACCAGGCGGATCTTCAGCTCGTCGGCGAGCGGCTTGGCCGCGCGGATCTCGGCGGCGCTCCACTCGGACACGCCGATGTAGTGCGCCTTGCCCCGGTGCACCACGTCGGCGAAGGCCTCCATGGTCTCCTCGAGCGGGGTGTGGTGGTCGTACCGATGTGCCTGGTAGACGTCCACGTAATCGGTGCCGAGCCGGCGCAGCGAGCCGTCGATCGAGGCCATGATGTGCTTGCGGGACAGGCCGCTGTCGTTCGCGCCCGGCCCGGTCCGCCAGTACACCTTGGTGAGGATCTCCAGGCCGTCGCGGCGCTCGTCCTTCAGCGCCCGGCCCAGCACCTCCTCGGCCCGCGTCCCGGCGTAGACGTCGGCGGTGTCGAACGTGGTGATCCCGGACTCCAGGGCCGCGCGCACGCAGGCGAGCGCGGCCTCCTCCTCCACCTGGGATCCATGGGTGATCCAGTTGCCGTAGGCGATCTCACTGACCAGCAGGCCGGAACGGCCGAGATGACGGAACTCCATATCTCGAACCCTATCGAAGAACTAGAGAACCGGCCTGCCGTCCGGTAGCAGCCGGACGACCTCGTCGATCGCGTCGGCGCGCTCCACGTACCGGGTCTCCACCAGCGGGCGGCCCTGCCGGTCCAGCGCGCCCCAGCGGCCCGCCTCGTCGGCGATCAAGAACGCCGACGGGTGGATCACCACGGCCTTGTGCACCGGCGGCACCACCGGCTGCCCGGCGCGGTCCACCACGCCCAGGCCGGTGCCCGCGTCGATCACCGCGAGACCCTCGTCGCTGAAACCGTCGATCGGCCCGCCGGCGCTGAGCACCGTGGCGAACTGCCGGTACTTCGGCTGCACCGCGATCCGCCCGTGCCGGTCGACGGCACCCCAGCCGCCGCGCCGGAACAGCGCCAGCCCGCGCCGGAACGGCCGGATTTCCTCGAAGCCGCCGGGCACCACCAGCCGGTTGTTCCGGTCGATCGCGAACCAGCCGCCCTCGGTGTCCCGGGTGACCCAGGCCAGGCCCTCGGCGAACCGGCCGGCCGCCAGGTAACCGGAGTCGGCGCCGATCAGCACCTGCCCGGACGGGTCGATCAGTTCCCAGGCCGCCGAGTCGGGACGGCGCACCCAGGCGACACCCTCGGCGAACGGCTGGGCCTCGGCGTACCGCGGCTCGACCGCCGCCGCGTAGCCCCACAGCGTGGTGCCGTCGTCGCGCAACGGCGTCGGCGCCGGCGGCAGGCCGAGCACCTGGTCCCGGCTCCGCGGATACGGACCCCAGCCGTCACCGGACCGCCGCGCCATCACGTCGAGGGCCAGTTCGACCCGCTCCACCAGCTCCGGGTCGCCGCCCTGGCACAGGTCCAGGGCCCGCTCGAAGTGGTTCACCGCCTCCAGGAACCGCCCCTGGTCGAACGCCGACCGCCCGGCCAGCTCCCGGATCTCCGCCCGCAGCCGGGCCGGCAGCTCCACCGAGTCGGCCTGCGCATAGAGCCGGTCCGCCTCGCCGAACTCACCCCGCCACTGCAACACGTGCGCCAGCCGCGCCTGCGCGATCGCGATCGTCCGCGCCGCACCGGAGGCCTCGGCGTGCCGCACCGCCTCGCGCCCGTCAGCCAGCGCGTCGTCCAGCTCACCCAGCACCCGCGACACCACGGCCCGCAGACTCAGCAGCCCGGCCCGCACGGTGTCCCGCTCGGCGAACTCCAGCCGGTCGGTCAGCCGGTCCGCCACGTCCCACAGCCGGTCGGGCTCATCGACCCGCTCCCGCAACGTCGCCGGATCGAACATCCACGGGTAGGACGCCAGGATCTGCTCCGGGTCGGCCCGCCGCCGGTCGGCCGGCGCCTGCTGGTCCCGCCGCTGCCGGACCGGCGCGACGTCCGCCACCACCCGGCCCGCGGTCCGCTCACCGTCGTCCGCCGATTTTTCGGTACGGGGGTCCGCGGTCCGCTCACGGTCGTCTGCCGATTCCTCGGTACGGGGGTCCGCGGTCCGCTCACGGTCGTCCGCCGATTTTTCGGTACGGAGGTCCGCCGCCACGTCGCGGCCGGCCGCCGCATTTTCGGTACGGTCGTCAGCCATCCCGTCGGCAGCCGTCACCGTCACCTCGGCGGGCTCGCCGGCGTGCGCTCGTGCCGTCCCGGCCGGCGCGGTGACCGCCTCGCCGGCGTGCTCGGGAGCCGTCGCGGCTGTCTCGGCGGCGCTTGCCGCAGCGGATTCGGTCGGTGCCCCAACCGGTTCCTCGATCGCCTCTTCGGCCGTTGCCGCGACCGGTTCCTCGGCGCGGTCGGGTGCCCCTTCGGCCGCTGCCGCGACGGTCTCAGAGATCGCTGAAGCCGTCGGGGTGCCGGCGGCCCATACCGGGGTCACGTCCGGCGTCACCGGGGCCGTCAGCGCGGTTTCAGCCGCCTCCAAGCCGATGCCCGGGTCCGGGTCGGCCATCGCGTCAGCGGCATGCGCCTCCGTTGCGGACTCGCTGTCCGTCCCGTCCGCCGGTAGGCCGTCCACGATGCTGGAGACGGCGGCCGCATCGGTCGCGGTGTCGTCGGCGAGTGTGTGGGCCGGTCCGGTCCCGCCGTGGTGGTGCGCGGCGGTAGACCCCGGGTCGGACGTGTCGTGGACGTCCCCGGCCACCGGCCCCGCAC
Above is a genomic segment from Actinoplanes ianthinogenes containing:
- a CDS encoding site-2 protease family protein, which encodes MTYEPVYTRTPRNAFIPSPVFVGIVAVFAVSGFLAWRQFGNVGFDVFLFIISGWLISLCLHEYAHAIAAFFSGDLTVADRGYLRLNPLKYTHPLLSIVLPIVVVILGGIGLPGGAVWVDHRYINSKIKDSLISAAGPLTNVLLALVAAAPFLLGLGPDVIDTGARLIIMTDHPEFWSALSALAFLQVTASVLNFLPIPGLDGGSILRPWLSAEYRRAWDLFAPFGFLLLFVALWQTSLSRYFYSVVLWGCDLLNVDPTLISKGLDLMRFWS
- a CDS encoding aldo/keto reductase family protein, whose product is MEFRHLGRSGLLVSEIAYGNWITHGSQVEEEAALACVRAALESGITTFDTADVYAGTRAEEVLGRALKDERRDGLEILTKVYWRTGPGANDSGLSRKHIMASIDGSLRRLGTDYVDVYQAHRYDHHTPLEETMEAFADVVHRGKAHYIGVSEWSAAEIRAAKPLADELKIRLVSNQPQYSLLWRVIEAEVVPASQELGLGQIVWSPLAQGVLTGKYQAGQQPPAGSRATDEKSGAGFIARWLEDDVLNAVARLKPLADEAGLTMGQLAIAWVLHNPNVSAAIIGASRPEQVRDNVKASGVKLDDGLLKAIDEIVDPVVTRDPALTTSPAERP